The DNA window TATACCTTGGTCGCAACTTACACTTTCATATGATCGCTACGACTATTTAAGCTCGAGAGAATCGATTTTCCTTCCAGTCCTCTTTTTATCTAgcatttattatttttggtCCAATCGACTTGAAAGATTTGTAAAATCTCAGATTGTACCTGAATTGCCTACCTTGGATTGTTCTGGAAACGAACAACAAAGGAAACCTTGGACCACTTCGCAAAGCTCTACTTGAGATATAGATTGCTTGTATTGATTAGTGTGTCTGCCGTTTGGATCCTGCTATTGTCATTTACAACTTCAATCGATAGATTTGACTTAAAATATAACCAGCAAGATGACTTCCATGAAACCAATCTTCTGTGCTACCCACCCCAGAGCATGCTCTACCGCATTCGAAAGAGTGAGTACCACTTCACCCCGCAGCTCTCGCAGCTAATTGACTAATACGTATTCAGGTCTTTATGACTCGCGATGACGTCCTTGCCTGTGTTCACGAACCCTTTGGAGATGCATTCTACTTTGGTCCCGAGAGACTCAGCCCGAGAtatgaagacgatgaagcCGCGCGCAAGGAGAGTGGTTTCGCAGATAGTACATACAAGACGATTTTCgagagaattgagaaagaaggcaAAGAGGTTAGAATTGAATCCGCTTTCACTGTCATCCCCGTCTTTCCTTAAGATGGCATTGGCCCTGCAGCTTCACCGGAGCTCTCGAGATTGGTTTTGGGCAGAAGACAAGTGTCTGACACTATGGGCTCCGTTTTTACTATTTGATACCCAAATATTCCGTACACCAAAGTCACCATCGCGCCAGTCCTATCTTTTGTAACCCGCATTCTCTTTGACTCTCTAAATTACGTCATGGAAGATTTACTTTTCGTGCGCCCGACTTTAAATCCTTACAAGCATATATTTTTGTTCTGATGGACCAACAGCTTACACCAAAATAGGGAAAGCGACTTTATATCAAAGATATTATTCACTACCTTGTGCCTCCTCAAGGGAAACCAGCATCAATTGCTCCCTCACTCGGAGGTAAAAGTGTCAAGAAGGGTGTCGGCACCAACGGCGAAACAAACGGAGTAAACGGGGTGTCAAATGGGGAAACCAATGGGGTTAACGGCCACACAAACGGCCATACCAATGGACACACCAATGGACACACTAACGGCACCACCGCCAAAGCCCCATATCCATATAACACCGTCGCTGAGCCCGGAAACCCCACCGTTGTCCCCGCCGAAATCCTCAAGCAATTCCACTTCACCTTCCTCATCCGCCATCCCCGTTCTAGCATTCCCTCCTACTTCCGCTGCACCATTCCTCCTCTGGACAAAGTAACTGGCTTCTACGACTTCATGCCTGAAGAAGCCGGTTACGATGAACTCCGTCGCGTATTCGATTTCCTACGCTCCAATAACCAAGTTGGACCCAGCAATGCCGGAACCCCCGAATCCCAGTCTGAGAATCTGAAAGACGGAGAAGTGAGTGTTACGGTTATTGACGCAGATGATTTGTTGGATAATCCAGAGGGTATCATTAAAGCTTATTGTAAAGAGGTGGGCTTGGAATATGATGCCAATATGTTGATTTGGGATACCGAAGAGCATCACAAGAAAGCGCGCGAGGCGTTTGAGAAATGGAGGGGTTTCCACGATGATGCTATTAATTCTTCGAGTTTGAAAGCGAGGGAACATGTAAGTTTTTCTTAGCCCTCTTCTTATTTTCCCCTCTTTCCATTGAACGGAAATGGATACACAAATTTGCATTCTAACACTCtgaaattagaaaaagaaaaccaaaaccatAACCCAAGAAAACGAAGAATGGGCCGAGAAATACGGCGCGGACGCGGCGAAAATCATTAGAGAAACGGTGGATGCGAATATTGACGATTAtgaatatttgaaacaaTTTGCGGTTAAGGTTTAGggagtttcttcttctttttggaagaaagggagggagggaattCTTGAGGATTGTTATAGAAGGGCAAATGGAAATACAGAATAATAGAACAATGGCTGAAGAGCCGGATGAGGGAGATGCTGGATGGCTGGGTAGGGTttgggatggaatgatgatgatgatgatttggggatttggggatTAGGATTTGGTGGATTAGTGAATGTGAGGTTTCTGTTTATAGTTTTTCTTATGGTTcaaatgtgaatatgaacatatatgtatatgtgtttgtgtatatgtgtgtgtgtgtctgTATGCTTTGATATAAGATCGAGGACATAGAATCAAGGACACAGAATCAAGGATacaaaatagataatataaaatagataatataaaatagataatataaaatagataatataaaatagataatacAAATACAAGATATAAGTACAAGATACGAGACAAAAtaagacaagacaagataaaataacaaaaaaacaataagaataaaatgaaaaatgaaagagggggagaaggagaaggagaaggaaagggaaaggaaaaggagaaacttcgcttgtgttttttttttttcttcttcttcttgtttctgtttaaatttctttctattttctttccgtttttgcttttgctctTATCTCTTTTCGAATATAAAGGGAGGGgggtgtatatatatatacatacagtaGAGCAAGAAGATACGAAATGAAATACGATGCAATGCAATATAGTGCGGTGTGATACTATGTgattttacaatatatatctacatctacatctccTACGTGCATCTCAAAAACATAAATTCTActtttttaaagaattttagTTGCAGGAGTCTCTGTCTCTgcatttgatttatttccCAATCCCAGTGGTTGAGCTCCAGCTTCAACTGCAGATTCAAGCTCTAATTCCTGTGTTGCAACCGCATCAATTGCATCAGCTTGCTCGCGCGAAATTTCATATTCCTGCGCCGAACCGCCCGTCCTTTCCATCCATGCTAATTTTTCCAACTGTGCTTGTCTCTCCTGCGCCCAATTGTCGGCGGGGGATTGTCTGATTCTTTGTGGGAGCACCTTGGGTCCCTTTCCCATTGCGCGGTGTTTCTCCATGAGCGCTATGTGCTTTGcccatctctcttctctcgcTTTCATGATTcgttcattttcttctctgtttttcctcttcttttcttcgttGGCTTCCTTGATCGCTGCCCGCTCGGCTTTCCATTCGGCTTGCTTTTCGGTGCTCAGTGCTTGTCTTTTGAGAATGTCCCGATTATTTCGATCCCAAGGTAGAGTATCGTGAAGAACAGCTTCGCCCCAGATATCGGATCCTTCGCCTGCGTAACTTGCGTCTGCGAGGTCACTCCATTTCACTTCTACGACGCCttctttcccaattcccTCGAGACCTATTCTTTCACTTCCATATCTGATATCTTTGAGAACGGCGGCCATGTCGGCGACGGTGTTGGCTTTTTGGTCGTTAATTTTGCGGGAGCGCAATTTGGAGGTAAGatggatttttgatttctggTAGTCGGATTCGCCTGGTTGGGGCTCGCGCTTgaagaggggggaggaggggtcCCAGGAGTGTTCGTGCCGTTTGCGATATTCGCGGAGTTTTTGGAAGGCGCTAAGGCCGGAGGAGGAACAGCCAGGTGGGAAGGTTATTAGGGCCATGGGGTGCCAGTGGTCTTTGCGGAGGGCGGCAGGACGGGTCTTTTTGCCATTGTAGGGGAGTTGGTGAAGGGAAGAGGTGTTCTGGCGAGGGGTTAGTaagggttggggttggggtaGAGGGGGCGGGGGCGGGGCGAGTATGAGAGGATTTGAGGCATTGAGTATGGTGGTAAAGAGTAAATGAAAGGTAGAGAGGGAAAACATACGTCCATTCCCCTAGTAAGTGAGTAGACGACTTGATTCGTCCGTAAGTGATTATAGACATATATCTGCTCTCCATGTTCCGGACGATTGGGTGGTTGTCTCGCAGTCACCGACTTCGTTGATGCATATCTGACACCCGCTGTCTTGCTGACCGAATTGCCGATGCAATTCCGAAGTGACGGGACACTCATGGCTATGAAGAATGTGAATTGATTGACTGGAAATGCGGGCGACAGTAACAATTTCGATATCTTGAAAACCAAAATTGTCCTAGCGTCTTTGGCTCCATGGATAAAGTTGATGCCTGGTTGAATTATGTAATGTTGGGCTCCAAAGTTAGGCCGCTACCAAGCAGAAAGCAGGCGGCGAATGCAAGCGAGCCAACTTTTTTGGTGTGTGGGGCCCAAAAATGTGTGGTTTAAGGTTGACGTTTCTAGAAGCTACGAGGTAATCCTAGAAGCTCATAGGATGGTGCCAGTCATTTCGAGAGATATCAAGTATTTACTATGGAATAGGTCATCGTATGGGTCTCACATTTGAAGCTTCCTATATAAATGAGTGTTTTCCTTATACTCGGTTTCCTCTTCTCACCATCAAGACATAAAACCATATTCAATTCGAATCACTCATTGAAATAATTAGTTTGTTCTATTTACTCTCTTGCGCTGAAGCTCGGTACTAAACCCCGCAGCATAATACCTACAGAACTTATTACTTGCGTTTGAAACAATACAACAACGAAAACACACACATACGAACTGAACACAATACCGCAATCATGTCTACATCTGACATGTCCTTTACCACTCGGGCGACGAAGTCCATAGAAGATGCCATGTCCAACGCAGAGCAACATGGATCTTCTCAActtctccccctccatctcGCCCTCGCCCTCCTCGATCCTTTACCCGATCTGTCGAAAGACCAACAGCAAACTATGAACGCATCGCATGGTCATGCTTCTCAATCACTATTCCGACAAGTAGTTGAGCGAGCTCATGGAGATCCACAAGCTCTCGATCGTTCACTCAAGCGCGCTGTTGTTCGTCTCCCCAGTCAAGATCCTCCACCAGAGCAAGTTGCCGTTTCGCCTGCTTTCAATAAAGTTTTGAGGGCGGCGAAGGAATTGCAGAAGACACAGAAGGATTCTTTCATTGCGGTGGATCATCTGATTATCGCAGTTACTCAAGATACGGCTGTTCAAACATGTTTGAAGGAAGCCAACATGCCGAATGCTAAGCTTCTGCAAGATGCAGTTTCGCAGATTCGGGGAACGAAAAGAGTCGATTCGAAGACGGCGGATGCAGAGGAGGATAATGAGAACTTGAAGAAATTTACTATCGATATGACGGCGATGGCTAGAGAGGGAAAGATCGATCCGGTTATtggcagagaagaagaaattcgcCGAGTCGTTAGAATTTTGTCGAGACGTACGAAGAATAACCCAGTACTGATCGGTGAACCTGGTGTAGGAAAGACGACAGTTGTGGAAGGATTGGCTCAGCGAATTGTCAACGCTGATGTACCGGATAATCTTGCTGCTTGCaaacttctttctctggaTGTCGGATCGATTATTGCCGGAAGTAAATACAGaggagaatttgaagagagaaTGAAGGGTGTCTtgaaggagattgaagaatccAAGGAGATGATCGTTCTTTTCGTCGATGAAATGCATCTTCTCATGGGTGCTGGCGCCAGTGGTGAAGGTGGAATGGATGCTGCTAACATGCTTAAACCTATGTTGGCACGTGGACAGCTTCACTGTATCGGTGCTACCACTCTTAATGAATACCGAAAGTACATCGAAAAAGATGCAGCATTCGAACGTCGTTTCCAACAAGTATTGGTTAAGGAACCATCTATTCCTGATACCATCTCTATTCTCCGTGGATTAAAGGAGAAGTACGAAGTTCATCACGGAGTTACCATTGCAGATGCTGCTCTTGTTTCTTCGGCTACTTTGGCTGCTAGATATCTTACACAAAGACGACTCCCAGATTCTGCTGTTGATCTTATTGAtgaagcagcagcagctgtTCGAGTTGCCCGAGAATCACAGCCTGAGATTATCGACTCCCTCGATCGAAGACACCGACAACTCGAGATTGAAATTCATGCTTTGTCTCGTGAAAAGGACGAAGCTTCGAAGGCTCGCTTAGCTCAGGCTAGGCAAGACGCTAGTAACGTCGAGGAAGAACTTAGACCTCTACGTGAGAAGTATGAAagcgagagaaagagaggcaAGGATATCCAAGAAGCTAAAGTTAAGCTTGATCAATTGAAGGTCAAGATGGATGAAGCTACTCGTTTGGGTGATACCAGCAAGGCCGCTGATCTCCAATACTACGCTATTCCAGAACAAGTAGCATTCATCAAGActttggagaaagagaaaaaggcTGCTGATGCGGCTCTTAGCTCTTCCTCTAACCTCGATTCCGGTGGATCTCTCATCACTGACACCGTTGGCCCAGACCAAATTAACGAGATTGTTGCTCGATGGACTGGTATCCCTGTTCAAAGACTTAAGGCTACGGAGAAGGATAAGTTGTTGAACATGGAGAAAGCATTAGGCAAGGTAGTTGTCGGTCAATCGGAAGCTGTGAAAGCAGTTTCAGATGCCATTCGACTTCAAAGAGCAGGActctcaaacccaaactcGCCACCAAGTTTCCTGTTCTGCGGTCCATCTGGTACTGGTAAGACACTTCTTACCAAAGCTCTTGCCGATTTCCTCTTCGACGATGAAAAGTCTATGATCAGACTCGATATGTCCGAATATCAAGAACGTCATGCACTTAGTCGTATGATTGGTGCACCACCTGGATACGTTGGACATGATGCCGGAGGACAACTTACCGAAGCCCTTCGTCGCAAACCCTTCTCTATCCTTCTCTTTGACGAAATCGAAAAAGCAGCAAAGGAGATTCTTACagttcttcttcaactcatGGATGACGGCCGTATTACCGATGGCCAAGGACGTGTTATTGATGCTAGAAACTGTATAGTCGTCATGACGTCCAATTTGGGTGCCGAATTCCTTGATCGTCCTAATGCTGCTAACGGAAAAATTGATCCTACTACTCGTATGATGGTTGAACAAGCTCTCAAGGATTACTTCTTACCGGAATTCTTGAATCGTATCAATGCTACAATTATTTTCAATCGTCTTACTAAGAGAGAAATCCGTTCGATTGTCGACGTTCGACTTggagaaattcaaaagagaCTGCAAAATAATGGTAGAAATGTTCGAATCGATTGTTCTCCTGCGGTGAGAGATTATCTTGGCTCAGCAGGTTATAGTCCGGCATATGGTGCTAGACCTCTGGCaagattgattgagaaagaggtGTTGAACAGAATGGCGGTGTTATTATTGAGGGGAGCGATTAAGGACGGAGAGCTTGCAAGAGTTGTAATGCAAGATGGTAGAATTGAGGTTTTACCTAATCATCAAGGTAGCAGCGAGGAAGTGAGTAGTGAAGATGATATGGAAATAGATGAAGTGGATGCGAATGAGGCATTTGGTAGGAGGGGAGGAAATAGAGGCTATAGATATGAAGGGGATAGTGATGGAGACATGGATTTGTATCAATAAAGGACTTGATATAAGGGGATAAATGGATAATTATGATGATGGTTAATGATTAAGGAATGACATTGGCGTTGGGTGTTTGGGAATTAGGTCTAGAATCAGCTTATGAtaatcaaaagaaatcaaatataccCTGAAAGCTTCAAGTAGTTGAGTTTTCTGCTGTGATTATGTGAAATATTGGAATTAATGATCGATTTTGGAGTTGGTGGAGGAGAATTTGATGAGAATAGGAGGTCAATCGCGGATGGTGGGAGACTTGAAAATGACAGTTTGTTGTATAAAGGTAGAAGGGGGATATTGAAGTGGTGAGTTGGTTCGTGGTGATAAGTTGGTgtcaattttaatttttttctcTATTTTTTGAAGAGTGGAGGAAGGAAAGGTTGCTGCATGTCTAAGGTATAGTGAAGGGGACAATATCTGGCAcataatttctatttctat is part of the Botrytis cinerea B05.10 chromosome 10, complete sequence genome and encodes:
- the Bchsp104 gene encoding Bchsp104, with protein sequence MSTSDMSFTTRATKSIEDAMSNAEQHGSSQLLPLHLALALLDPLPDLSKDQQQTMNASHGHASQSLFRQVVERAHGDPQALDRSLKRAVVRLPSQDPPPEQVAVSPAFNKVLRAAKELQKTQKDSFIAVDHLIIAVTQDTAVQTCLKEANMPNAKLLQDAVSQIRGTKRVDSKTADAEEDNENLKKFTIDMTAMAREGKIDPVIGREEEIRRVVRILSRRTKNNPVLIGEPGVGKTTVVEGLAQRIVNADVPDNLAACKLLSLDVGSIIAGSKYRGEFEERMKGVLKEIEESKEMIVLFVDEMHLLMGAGASGEGGMDAANMLKPMLARGQLHCIGATTLNEYRKYIEKDAAFERRFQQVLVKEPSIPDTISILRGLKEKYEVHHGVTIADAALVSSATLAARYLTQRRLPDSAVDLIDEAAAAVRVARESQPEIIDSLDRRHRQLEIEIHALSREKDEASKARLAQARQDASNVEEELRPLREKYESERKRGKDIQEAKVKLDQLKVKMDEATRLGDTSKAADLQYYAIPEQVAFIKTLEKEKKAADAALSSSSNLDSGGSLITDTVGPDQINEIVARWTGIPVQRLKATEKDKLLNMEKALGKVVVGQSEAVKAVSDAIRLQRAGLSNPNSPPSFLFCGPSGTGKTLLTKALADFLFDDEKSMIRLDMSEYQERHALSRMIGAPPGYVGHDAGGQLTEALRRKPFSILLFDEIEKAAKEILTVLLQLMDDGRITDGQGRVIDARNCIVVMTSNLGAEFLDRPNAANGKIDPTTRMMVEQALKDYFLPEFLNRINATIIFNRLTKREIRSIVDVRLGEIQKRLQNNGRNVRIDCSPAVRDYLGSAGYSPAYGARPLARLIEKEVLNRMAVLLLRGAIKDGELARVVMQDGRIEVLPNHQGSSEEVSSEDDMEIDEVDANEAFGRRGGNRGYRYEGDSDGDMDLYQ